The Candidatus Poribacteria bacterium DNA window CCGAGCCTATCATCGGTGGGGGCGGAGTGCTTGTACCACCGGACACCTATCTCCCAAGAGTCAGAGAGATCTGTGATAAATATGGCCTCCTGCTAATCGCCGACGAAGTGATCACCGGCTTCGGCAGAACGGGAAGATTGTTCGGCTGCGAACATTGGGGCGTGGAGCCAGACATCATCACCCTTGCTAAAGGACTGACAAGCGGTTACATCCCGTTGGGAGCATGTGTGGCAAACGATGCCGTCTTTTCGGAATTTCTCGGTGAGCCGGAGGACAGCCGAGAGTTCGCGCAGGTCTGCACCTACGGCGGACATCCCGTCGCATGTGCAGCAGGTCTGGCAAACTTGGAGATCCTCACCGAGGAACGACTGGCAGAAAACGCTGAGCGGGTCGGAAGCTACCTCCTCAAAAACCTGAAGACGCTCGAAACCCTTCCGATTGTCGGCGATGTCCGAGGGAAGGGGCTGATGATCGGTGTTGAACTGGTCAGCGATAGCGATGGGACACAACTCGACACCGCCACAACCAAAGCAATCTGCGCGGAAATCCTGAAGAGGGGCATTATCGTCGGACGGATCGGGCAGACTGTGGACGAACCAGAGAATATCATCTTCCTTGCCCCGCCGCTGATTCTGACGGCTGCCGAGGCAGATCGAATCTTTGAGACGTTCCAAGACGTGCTTACTGACTTTTAGATCGCACGATCCACAGTGCCCAAAGCGATTATGGTAGATTTTAGNNNNNNNNNNNNNNNNAAACAGCGCCTACCCAACACGGGGAGCGCAAGTGTCTATCTATTTTTAGGATTCACTATAATAACCTTTGGTGTGAGTTGATGAGGATATTGAGTTCATTAGCTCATTGGTTCATTTCACGTTTCACGCATCACGTTTCACACCCAGTCTTTGACCGGAGAGCATGTCAACAGTTGCGAGCTAGCACCATCGGTTAATAGCGAGGTACGAAATGGCACACATCACCAAGCGCGAACTTGACAACCTCTGCGAAACCCTACGCGCCGCAGATGCCGATATTCGGGACATCGTGATGTTCGGATCCTTCGTCTATGCTCCCTCTCTGGCGCGGGACATTGATCTGCTCGTTACGACCACCAAGCGGAAGGATTACGACGTTTATCTCGATGCGGTGGCAGACTTCCCGATAAATGTGGATGTGATAGCACGACAGCCGGGGGAGAGAATCGGTGACCGCATCGCTTGGGGTATAAAAGCTGTCGGGCAAGTTATCGCGGGTGATGGAAAAACGATAGATGAGGTGATGGAGGTGCCTGCACCGACTTTTGAGAATGTTCGACAGTTGTTCATTAGGGCAGATGAAAACTGGGAAATTGCCAAGCAGGAACAGAATCCTTTTCTAAGGGATGACAAATATCGAGATACTTTCAATAAACTGTTTGATGTGGCGCGTAATGCTGCAATGGCGTATCTAAACAGCGAACAAACAAGATGGGGACAGTTACGCCGTGCATTACCTCAACCCTTCTCGGAGCAGTTTAGGCAAATTATTGACACGCTCCACATCAATTACGGCTATGATGGCGATTATCCCATAGACGATGTTGACGCAGAATTTCAGCGTCGCAGAGATCAGGTAGAGCAGTTTGTGGACGATTTGGAACAAGCCGCTTCAGGAGATCCCCTTTGACAGCAGAAAGAAAGCCATGAAAGACCTACTACAAATCAACAACCGAAAACCGACGCGACAAGTGGAGGTCGGAAACATATCGATCGGGGACGGGAACCCAATCTCGATCCAAACGATGACCACCACACTGACCCACGATATTGACGCCACACTGCGCCAAACCGAACGGTGTGTGGAAGCCGGTGCGCAGATTGTCCGTGTTGCCGTTCCAGAAGAGAGCGATGCGAAAGCACTGCCCGAACTGGTCAAACGCGCCCCTGTCCCGATTGTCGCAGACATCCATTTCAATTATCGGTACGCGCTGGCAGCCGTTGATGCCGGCGTTGCGAAGGTCCGAATCAATCCCGGTAACATCGGGGTTGAAAAACGGATCGCACAAGTCCTCGCCGCTGCCAAAGCTGCGCACATTCCAATCCGTATCGGCGTCAACGAAGGATCACTCGAAAAAGACCTGTTGGATAAATACCCTTCACCCACAGCCGAAGCCCTCGTTGAAAGTGCGATGCGCCACGTCAAAATCTGCGAAGATCACGACTTTACAGACGTTATCATCTCCGTCAAATCTAGCGACCCCCTACGGATGATCGAGGCGAATCGGCTCCTCTCCGCTAAAGTCCGCTATCCACTCCATCTCGGTGTAACGGAAGCAGGCACGCCGCGTCGAGCGCATGTCAAATCTACGATTGGCATCGGCACACTGTTGATGGAAGGCATCGGTGACACTATCCGCATCTCGATCACCGGCGATCCAGCGGAGGAAGTCCTGACAGCGAAGGAGCTGCTCCGCACACTCGGCTTAGCGGATAACCTCCTTGATGTCGTCTCATGTCCGTTCTGTGGACGTGGCGATGCAGAAGCGGACTACGAAGGCATCGTTGCCGTCGCTGAAGAATTGTTGGAAAAACACAATATCAAGATCCCTGTCGCTGTCATGGGGTGCGAGGTGAACGGACCGGGCGAAACCCGAAACGCAGAGGTCGGAATCCACTTGGGTGGCAAAGAACTCGCCGTACTGAAGATCCGTGGCGAAAAAGTCAGAACATTTCGTGGGAAAGCTGAAGTCAATCCACAGTTTTTGGCGAGCGCACTCTTAGAGGCAGCACAACAAGTGCAAAATGAGGCGGGAAAAGAATAGATGGCTGAAATAGATGAGAAAATCGTCGTCCGTCAAACGGAAGCGATAACCACAATCCGACTGAACCGCCCCGAAAAACTCAACGCCGTTGACCGTGAGATGCTGAATATGCTTGACGCAGAGGTGAACCGTTTGCATCAAGACGAATCGGTGCGCGTCGTCGTGCTAGAGGGAAGCAGCGAGCGTGCCTTCTGCGTTGGGGCAGACCTCAACCATATCGCAACCTTTGCTCCTCCTGACATCCGCAAATGGGTCAACGATGGGAATCGCGTCCTCAGTCGGCTCGCCAATCTTCCGGTCCCAGTGATTGCAGCGGTCCACGGCTACGCGGTCGGAGGCGGACTCGAATTCGCGCTAGCATGTGATCTGCGGATCGCGTCAGAGGACTCAAGTTTCGGTCTGCCGGAAATTACGCACGGCTGGTTTCCGGGGTGGGGTGGCACCCATCGACTGCTGAACGTCATCGGTGAGTCAAAAGCGAAAGAGATGGTCCTTCTCGGTGAGCGGATTGATGCCCAGACCGCACAAGGCTTGGGATTGGTGAATCGCGTCGTTCCTAGGGAGGACCTTACAGACGAAGTGCAAGAGATCGCCGAGTCACTCGCTCAGAAAAGCCCAGTTGCGGTAAGAGCCGCCAAAGCTGCGTTGACGCGAAATCCGATGCCAGAAGATGGCTATGAGATCTCCTACGAAGCGTTAGCGTTATCGACCTGTTTCACAACGCCGGAAGTACAACAAGGGCTGGAAGCGTTTTTGAGTCGGAAGCGTGAGGCGTGAAGGGTGTGTATCATTATTGCCTGAATCACAGATTTAGCGGATTCAGCGGAAAACACGGATAAGCAAACGAAACCCAATGCCCCATCAAGGACTACTATAAGATCCGTTTATTGGTTCATTTATCACGTTTTACGTTTCACGTTTCATTCATAGAATCCCGATAAAATTGGGACTGAAGTGGGTACTCCTCGCTCTTTCTATATGAATCAAAAAGGAATCAACCCCATGGCAAGTGAATTTCTTGTGGACGGAGATCTATTTGTCGAAGTAGTGGACAACAACGACGGCGGAGGCATCCCACTCAAACGGCTCCAAACACTCAGCCAAGCACATCGGGACGGCACCTTTGACACAACCGCCTTCCCATTTGAGCGTTCCAACGGATATAACGGTATTCGTCAACTCTACAGTCAAAAGGGACCGCAGGAGAACATCTTTCGCTCCGGTTGGGGCAGCAGCCTCAATTTTGAATTTGTGTTCGACGTTACTGGTGCAGCGATGACACCACGCTGGCTTGACGGCAAAAATGGCAACCCACCGACACCGAGCCGACTAACCCGCCTCACCGATAACTCAGTTCGCTTAGAAACCTTTGTCCCCGAACCGCACCGCGTTGACGTGAGCACCACCTTCACGCTCGTCCCGCCCTGTTACATCGATTGGGAAACAACAATCGTGGCACGCTCCAACGGTTTCGAGGGAGATTGGCTGGGGCTATTCTGGGCAAGTTATATCCACGCCCCTGAAAACAAAACAACCTATTTTCGCGGACATCGAGACAAAGACGCTCCGATGGAATGGATTCCGTCTTTGGAAGAAAGACCGCCTGACCCACGCGTTTTTGCCAGCGAAACAGATCCCCTGCTACCAACCGAAACCGACCCAAACGGAAGGTTGTTTCACAATATACGCCCAATCAGATATGCTGAACCAGTGTTTTATGGACGCTGGCGTAATATGATGCTGGAAATGATGTTCAAGCACAAAGACAATCTACGATTCGCCATTCAACCAACGGGCGGCGGCTTGAACAACCCTGCATGGGACTTCGCCCTAGTCATCAGGGACTGCGCGGTGCTAAAACCGTATCATTTTAGTGGTCGCGTCGTCTTCAAACCCTTCGTCAGTCCTGAAGATGCGTGGGCAGAGTATCAGAGGTGGATCGAGATGAACCCATAGACTGTATCCGAGGCCCCTCCCGTCTCACTTGAAAGGAATTTTGAAAGATGGCAAGCAATCGTTCAGATGTTCTTCATACCGAATGGAAAAACCTCATCGAGAACCTCAATGCTACTGGTGATGACCGAGGAGACCCCTGTTTCCAGAAAGCTGTATCGCGTCTAGAATCGCTCTGGCAGGAACGCGTGACTAACCAGAGAGACGAAGCATCGGCAGCGCTGCTATCTGCTCTGGCACAGGCGCTGACGGTTTACTCCACCACCGAATCGGTCACGAAAGCATTCGTCCAGCTTCTGCCGGAAGTTCTCCGTGTCTCTCAAAGTCCGTTCGGTTTCCTCGCAGAGATCCGTTATAGTGGGCAGAACAGGCCGTATCTATACTCACATGCGGTTACCGACATCTACAAACCCGGTTTCGGCTTATACGACATCGTCACCGATCTCCAGTTTCATAACCTGGACACCTTGAACGGAGCAATCATGACCGGTCGGCGTCCAGTGCTGACCAACGATCCGCCGAACGACCCGCGTAGTGGGGGCCTCCCCTTCGGTCATGCGGGACTTGAGGCATACCTCGGACTGCCCTTTCTCGTGGACGACGATCTGGTCGGTGCCACCTCGCTCGGAGACCGTCCGGGCGGCTACTCAGAGCGGGANNNNNNNNNNNNNNNNNNNNNNNNNNCGCAATAGGTAGACTCTGTTGACAGATGTATAGCACTATAGGGTAAGTCGTAACTTGAGTTAAAAAACACAAAAGGAGAATGACCAATGAAACGCCATCACATCGCAGCCGTGTTTTGTCTAATCTTCGGAGGATTACTTGCCTATACCAGATTCCATCATGGCGATATGGGTGGTGCAATTAGGACAGGCATTCTCTTCGCCCTACTTGGAGTCTTTGTCTTTTTTTATGCCGGAAAAGTGCGGGATCGCCTCAGACCTGTGGTAATCGCGTTACCCGTAATCCTTGTAGGGTTAATGGCTTACAGGGATTTCATAGATGGAAATATGATGAGCGTAATTACAGCGAGTATCGTGTTGATTTTAGGGGGAATCCTAACGTTGTTTCAAGACACATCCTTCATTAAAGAGAAAATACGTCCCTGGTTGAGACCTATTCCATATATTGGACTGGCTGTTATGTTCATCATAACACTTTTGCTCCTCTTTAGGGGCTGAAACGAGCCCAAGCTAAAGCCCTTCAACTAGTGAAACCGATAGTGCTTTCGCAATTAAAGTCTATTCCTCTTTTTGCTCGTTTAGCGAAGATTTTACCCTCTTATAGTTTTATGGTATCAGCTCAAATACAGGCCGTTACAAATACCTCTTCGGTTGAGGGATAAAAGGAGAATAACCAATGAAACGTCATCACATTGTAGCTATATTTTCCTTTATCTTCGGCGGATTATTTGCTTATGTACAATTCCACCATGGGGATACAGACCGTGCAATTCGGACGGGCATCATCTGTATCATAGTCGGAATTGTCGCACTTTTTTACGAAAAATTGCGAGCCTGGCTCAGACCCGTGGGAGTCGCTGTGCCCTTAGTTATTATAGGGTTAATGGCGGCTCATGCGGTTTCCACAGGGAATATAGGCGAGGCAATTTTCCTATTTATCGGGATTATTGTAATGGCAGTTCTCCACTTCTTGCAGGACAAACCGTTTGTTAAAGAAAAAATACAACCTTGGTTAGGTCCATAAATTAGGATGATCTGTCGCTCGTTGTGGTTATATTGATGCTGCTTTTACTCTTCTTGGCGTGATAAAACCAATTTAAGCCAAAGCCTTGTGCAGTATAACGAATGAACCAACGCATCTATATCCTGTTAATCCTTAAATCCTGTAAATCCTGATTCAGACCCGTATTCAATGAACCAATGAGCCAACAAAAAATCTCCCACAGCTTGCAGCCATAGGGAGGTTTTTGTTGATCCGCGATCAAGCGTTTGACTCTCTTGCGGTTTTGTGATAACCTAAGTTGCCATTTTAGAGTGGGGGCTATACGGCATACGGAGTATGCCTGCTACTTTACAGAAAGGAATCATTCCCGATGAAATACATCATGTTCACCAAACATCTAGAAGGTTTAGATGTCGCAGGTATTATGGACGCCCTGAAATCGGTCGGCGTGGAAGGCGCAGACCTGTGCGTACGTCCCGGCTATCCCGTCAATCCCGAAAACGCCGACACACAATTGCCAGCAGCCGCCAAACAGTTCGCCGATGAAGGACTGTCAATCCCACTCGTAACGACACCTACCAGTTTTCTGGATCCGCAAGACCCAGACGTGCAACGGGTATATGCAGCATGTGGAGACGCAGGCGTCGCCAATCTCAAGGTCGGCTATTGGCACTGGTCGAAGGAAGATGGCGGATATTGGGCATTGGTCGATCGCATCCGCGCAGCCCTCGACGGATTCCAAGCCCTCTCTGCGAAACACGGGGTCCGTACCTGCCTGCACAACCATTCGGGAACCTCGATGGGATTGAACTCTTCCGCCGTGATGAACCTCGTCAAGGGATTCGATCCGCAGCATGTCGGCGTATTCGCGGATCCGGGGCACCTCTCGATTGTCGGAGAACCGATCGACATGGCACTCGACATCGTGAAAGATTACCTCGCAGTAATGTCATTTAAGGATATGATGCGCCCTCCGGGGGGTGGTACACGGGTCGTCCGAATGGGACACGGTTTCGTCGATTGGGAAACAGCGGTCAGAACCTTAACGGAGATGAACTTCGACGGTCCCGTCAGCTTCCACAGCGAATATAGTGGAGAACCAGTCGATACCGTCATTGATCTCGCACGTATTGATGTTCGCTTTATCAACGACCTACGTGGTAAGAACGGAGAATAAAAGGAGGGAACGGATGAGCCAATTTACACTCGCACTAAATACCAGCACAATCCGCCCGGCAAGCCTAATGGACAAGATTCGGATTGCCGGCGAAACAGGTTACGAAGCCATTGAACTCTGGAACGATGACCTCACCGCCTATGAGGAGCAAAACGGCTCACTAGCAGACGTGAAACGTGCCCTCGACGACTATGGGCTGCCCGTTGTAACCGTCATCGCTCTGCACGGTTGGTTGGATACCACCGGCACGGAACATCAAGAGGCGCTCGAAGAAGCGAAGCGACGCATGGCGCAAGCCGCCGCCGTCGGATCAACCTACAGCGTCGCAAGTCCACCCCGTGGAATCGCTGACCTAGAACTAGGCGGACAAAACTACCGTGAACTCCTTGAATTGGGGCGTAAGTTTGGCGTCAAACCTGCGATGGAGTTTCTGGGCTTCGTAGACCACATCAATCAAGTCAAGCACGCTTGGAAAGTCATGGAGGTTGCCGACCACCCCGACAGCACCATCGTCCTCGATCCATTCCACATCTACCGAGGGGGCGGCGAAACCGACGACATGCGCGGAATCCCCGCCGACAAGATCGCAGTGTTCCATTTCAATGATGCTCCCGCCTCACCGCCACGTGCAGAGCAGACCGACGCCGATCGCGTCTACCCCGGCGATGGTATCCTCGATCTCAAAGAGATGATCGCAGTTCTAAAGGAAACAGACTATCAGGGTGTAATCTCCTTAGAGCTGTTTAATCCCAGCTATTGGGCAGAAGATCCGCGAGAAGTCGCACGGATCGGATTGGAGAAGATGCGGGAAGCAATCGGGGACTAACCCCGCAATATTCGTTCATTAATGAACCAATTCAAACGGGCTAGAACGGTCAGGCAAGGAACGCGAAGGAACCAACAGAATGGAGAAAGCCAGAATTTACTTGTGTGCTATCCTATTTCTTAGCGTTCTTTCGCCTCAAGTCGCTTCCGCTAACGCGCCTATAGATAAAGAACCAGAAGGCAAAGATGCCGCTCAACTGGCAAAACAGCTT harbors:
- a CDS encoding aspartate aminotransferase family protein, whose translation is EPIIGGGGVLVPPDTYLPRVREICDKYGLLLIADEVITGFGRTGRLFGCEHWGVEPDIITLAKGLTSGYIPLGACVANDAVFSEFLGEPEDSREFAQVCTYGGHPVACAAGLANLEILTEERLAENAERVGSYLLKNLKTLETLPIVGDVRGKGLMIGVELVSDSDGTQLDTATTKAICAEILKRGIIVGRIGQTVDEPENIIFLAPPLILTAAEADRIFETFQDVLTDF
- the ispG gene encoding flavodoxin-dependent (E)-4-hydroxy-3-methylbut-2-enyl-diphosphate synthase translates to MKDLLQINNRKPTRQVEVGNISIGDGNPISIQTMTTTLTHDIDATLRQTERCVEAGAQIVRVAVPEESDAKALPELVKRAPVPIVADIHFNYRYALAAVDAGVAKVRINPGNIGVEKRIAQVLAAAKAAHIPIRIGVNEGSLEKDLLDKYPSPTAEALVESAMRHVKICEDHDFTDVIISVKSSDPLRMIEANRLLSAKVRYPLHLGVTEAGTPRRAHVKSTIGIGTLLMEGIGDTIRISITGDPAEEVLTAKELLRTLGLADNLLDVVSCPFCGRGDAEADYEGIVAVAEELLEKHNIKIPVAVMGCEVNGPGETRNAEVGIHLGGKELAVLKIRGEKVRTFRGKAEVNPQFLASALLEAAQQVQNEAGKE
- a CDS encoding enoyl-CoA hydratase/isomerase family protein, producing MAEIDEKIVVRQTEAITTIRLNRPEKLNAVDREMLNMLDAEVNRLHQDESVRVVVLEGSSERAFCVGADLNHIATFAPPDIRKWVNDGNRVLSRLANLPVPVIAAVHGYAVGGGLEFALACDLRIASEDSSFGLPEITHGWFPGWGGTHRLLNVIGESKAKEMVLLGERIDAQTAQGLGLVNRVVPREDLTDEVQEIAESLAQKSPVAVRAAKAALTRNPMPEDGYEISYEALALSTCFTTPEVQQGLEAFLSRKREA
- a CDS encoding GAF domain-containing protein, translated to MASNRSDVLHTEWKNLIENLNATGDDRGDPCFQKAVSRLESLWQERVTNQRDEASAALLSALAQALTVYSTTESVTKAFVQLLPEVLRVSQSPFGFLAEIRYSGQNRPYLYSHAVTDIYKPGFGLYDIVTDLQFHNLDTLNGAIMTGRRPVLTNDPPNDPRSGGLPFGHAGLEAYLGLPFLVDDDLVGATSLGDRPGGYSER
- a CDS encoding sugar phosphate isomerase/epimerase; amino-acid sequence: MKYIMFTKHLEGLDVAGIMDALKSVGVEGADLCVRPGYPVNPENADTQLPAAAKQFADEGLSIPLVTTPTSFLDPQDPDVQRVYAACGDAGVANLKVGYWHWSKEDGGYWALVDRIRAALDGFQALSAKHGVRTCLHNHSGTSMGLNSSAVMNLVKGFDPQHVGVFADPGHLSIVGEPIDMALDIVKDYLAVMSFKDMMRPPGGGTRVVRMGHGFVDWETAVRTLTEMNFDGPVSFHSEYSGEPVDTVIDLARIDVRFINDLRGKNGE
- a CDS encoding sugar phosphate isomerase/epimerase — protein: MSQFTLALNTSTIRPASLMDKIRIAGETGYEAIELWNDDLTAYEEQNGSLADVKRALDDYGLPVVTVIALHGWLDTTGTEHQEALEEAKRRMAQAAAVGSTYSVASPPRGIADLELGGQNYRELLELGRKFGVKPAMEFLGFVDHINQVKHAWKVMEVADHPDSTIVLDPFHIYRGGGETDDMRGIPADKIAVFHFNDAPASPPRAEQTDADRVYPGDGILDLKEMIAVLKETDYQGVISLELFNPSYWAEDPREVARIGLEKMREAIGD